Proteins encoded within one genomic window of Conchiformibius steedae:
- the rluD gene encoding 23S rRNA pseudouridine(1911/1915/1917) synthase RluD — protein MINDFDDMEENVLVLDVPVALAGQRLDAALAKLLPDYSRSRISTWIKDGAVMLNQAPAAPKHKLIGGETITVTVPNDPAEQAFAPEAMDLNIVYEDDAVLVLDKPAGLVVHPAAGNWSGTLLNGLLAHCPALANVPRAGIVHRLDKDTSGLMVVAKTLPAQNHLVKQLQARSVKRIYRAVADGIVPFDGKIETQIGRDPHNRTKMAVVKFGGKDALTHVKVLERYRAHSYIECALETGRTHQIRVHMREAKHPLAGDPVYGNPRHPASPAVKEAVKGLARQALHAYRLRFIHPNTGEEVAFEAPLPADMYYLLSVLRHECGMDSPFGAAPVDEDDDWNEDDYDVEVVYARP, from the coding sequence ATGATAAACGATTTTGACGACATGGAAGAAAACGTGCTGGTGTTGGACGTGCCTGTGGCTTTGGCGGGACAGCGTTTGGACGCCGCACTTGCCAAATTATTGCCCGACTACTCGCGCAGCCGCATCAGCACTTGGATTAAAGACGGTGCTGTGATGCTCAACCAAGCCCCCGCCGCGCCCAAACACAAACTCATCGGCGGCGAGACCATTACCGTAACCGTACCAAACGACCCAGCCGAACAGGCTTTTGCCCCCGAAGCCATGGATTTGAACATTGTTTACGAAGACGATGCCGTGCTGGTGTTGGACAAACCTGCGGGTTTGGTGGTGCATCCTGCTGCGGGTAATTGGTCGGGTACGCTGTTAAACGGTTTGTTGGCGCATTGTCCTGCCTTGGCAAACGTACCGCGTGCAGGCATTGTGCATCGTTTGGACAAAGACACCAGCGGTTTGATGGTGGTGGCGAAAACCCTGCCCGCGCAAAACCATTTGGTCAAACAACTGCAAGCGCGTAGTGTCAAACGCATTTACCGCGCTGTGGCAGACGGGATTGTGCCGTTTGACGGCAAAATTGAAACCCAAATCGGGCGCGACCCGCACAACCGCACCAAAATGGCAGTAGTCAAATTTGGCGGCAAAGACGCGCTCACGCATGTGAAAGTATTGGAACGCTACCGCGCCCACAGCTATATTGAATGTGCTTTGGAAACAGGACGTACCCACCAAATCCGCGTGCATATGCGCGAAGCCAAACACCCTTTGGCGGGCGATCCCGTTTACGGTAATCCGCGCCACCCCGCTTCCCCCGCTGTGAAAGAAGCGGTAAAAGGTTTGGCACGTCAGGCATTACACGCCTACCGTTTGCGTTTTATCCATCCGAATACGGGCGAAGAAGTGGCGTTTGAAGCGCCTTTGCCTGCGGATATGTACTATCTGCTGTCGGTGCTGCGCCACGAGTGCGGCATGGATTCGCCGTTTGGTGCTGCGCCTGTGGATGAGGACGACGATTGGAACGAAGACGATTACGATGTGGAAGTGGTGTACGCCCGTCCTTAA
- the rfbA gene encoding glucose-1-phosphate thymidylyltransferase RfbA, whose amino-acid sequence MKGILLAGGTGSRLFPTTFGVSKHLLPVYDKPMIYYPLSVLMLAGIREILLISTAQDVGVFRRLLGTGADFGIQLSYAVQQRPDGLAQALTIGETFCAGEAVCLVLGDNVFYGAGFGGALQAAAANTHGATVFAKQVPDPQRFGVVSFDETGQARDLQEKPVQPVSDWAVAGLYFYDGGVADKVRSLRPSARGELEITDLNRLYLQEGLLRVQTLGRGFVWLDAGTPESLHQASAFVRTVQQAQQNYIACLEEIAWRKGWLSTDGLAAAARRHAQTAYGDYLAQLCRSATSLTS is encoded by the coding sequence ATGAAAGGTATTTTACTGGCGGGCGGAACGGGTTCGCGGCTGTTTCCCACCACCTTCGGGGTGTCTAAACACTTATTGCCTGTCTATGATAAACCGATGATTTATTATCCTTTGTCGGTGCTGATGCTGGCGGGTATCCGCGAGATTCTGCTGATTAGCACGGCGCAAGATGTGGGGGTATTTAGGCGTTTGTTGGGAACGGGGGCGGATTTTGGCATTCAATTATCGTATGCGGTGCAGCAGCGTCCTGACGGTTTGGCGCAGGCATTGACCATAGGCGAGACGTTTTGTGCGGGGGAAGCGGTGTGTTTGGTGTTGGGCGACAATGTGTTTTACGGGGCGGGATTCGGCGGGGCATTACAAGCAGCGGCGGCGAACACGCACGGGGCAACGGTGTTTGCCAAGCAAGTGCCAGACCCACAGCGTTTTGGTGTGGTGTCGTTTGACGAAACGGGGCAGGCGCGGGATTTGCAGGAAAAACCTGTCCAGCCTGTGTCGGATTGGGCGGTGGCGGGGCTGTATTTTTACGATGGCGGCGTTGCCGACAAAGTGCGTTCGTTGCGCCCGTCAGCACGCGGCGAATTGGAAATTACCGATTTAAACCGCTTGTATTTGCAGGAAGGTTTGTTGCGGGTACAAACTTTGGGGCGCGGTTTTGTGTGGTTGGATGCGGGTACGCCCGAAAGTCTGCATCAGGCATCGGCGTTTGTGCGGACGGTGCAGCAGGCGCAGCAAAATTATATTGCCTGTTTGGAAGAAATCGCGTGGCGCAAGGGTTGGCTGTCCACAGACGGACTTGCCGCCGCTGCCCGCCGTCACGCACAAACGGCTTATGGTGATTATTTGGCGCAACTGTGCCGTTCTGCCACATCGCTAACATCATGA
- the rfbD gene encoding dTDP-4-dehydrorhamnose reductase, translating to MIYPAVPTVWLTGANGQIGRHIARLLAPHVRLIATTRHDTDIANRAAVWRTAAAVSPHIIINAAAFTRVDEAEHQPEAAFAANAQGAAHLAQAAHALGAVLIHLSTDYVFDGNQNRPYREYDPPAPLNRYGSSKLAGEQLIARYCPHHLIIRTAWVFDHHSGFVHAILTQARQHQHLNVIADRFGSPTYAGDVAAAVCRIAQRSLSAPESLPYGVYHYAGATHTSWFGLAQSLCQAALRQRLLTRLPQIHPIAAADYPSPAPRPVQSRLNSDKITRTFGIPPCDWQHALARCLANSTDTPSCFNTQDNT from the coding sequence ATGATTTATCCTGCTGTTCCCACCGTGTGGCTCACGGGCGCAAACGGGCAAATCGGACGACACATCGCGCGTTTGCTTGCCCCGCACGTCCGCCTGATTGCCACCACCCGCCACGACACCGACATCGCCAACCGCGCCGCCGTGTGGCGCACCGCCGCTGCCGTCAGCCCGCACATCATCATCAACGCCGCCGCGTTTACCCGTGTCGATGAAGCCGAACACCAGCCCGAAGCCGCCTTTGCCGCCAACGCCCAAGGCGCAGCCCATCTCGCCCAAGCCGCACACGCCCTTGGTGCCGTGCTGATACACCTTTCTACCGATTATGTTTTTGACGGCAACCAAAACCGTCCCTACCGCGAATACGACCCACCCGCCCCGCTCAACCGCTACGGCAGCAGCAAGCTGGCAGGCGAACAACTGATTGCCCGTTACTGTCCACACCACCTGATTATCCGTACCGCATGGGTGTTTGACCACCACAGCGGCTTTGTCCATGCCATACTCACACAAGCCCGACAACATCAACATTTAAACGTAATCGCCGACCGCTTCGGCTCGCCCACCTACGCAGGCGACGTTGCCGCCGCTGTCTGCCGTATCGCACAACGCTCCCTTTCCGCCCCCGAATCGCTGCCCTACGGCGTGTACCACTACGCAGGCGCAACACATACTTCTTGGTTTGGTTTGGCGCAAAGCCTGTGCCAAGCTGCCTTGCGCCAACGCCTGCTAACCCGTTTGCCCCAAATTCACCCCATCGCCGCCGCCGACTATCCCAGCCCCGCCCCGCGCCCCGTCCAATCGCGCCTAAATAGCGACAAAATCACCCGCACCTTCGGCATTCCCCCCTGCGACTGGCAACACGCCCTCGCCCGCTGCTTGGCAAATTCCACCGACACCCCATCATGTTTCAACACACAGGACAACACATAA
- the rfbC gene encoding dTDP-4-dehydrorhamnose 3,5-epimerase gives MNIIPTPLPDLLLLEPQIHRDSRGSFSETYRQAWFEQHIAPVQFVQDNLSHSQRGVLRGLHYQLPHPQGKLVSAVYGRLFDVAVDLRRHSPTFGQWYGTILSAQNRRMLWIPEGFAHGFYALTRQVICHYRCTDYYHPPSQHALLWNDPDIGIRWPFAHTTPRLSPQDAAALPLHRLPCFP, from the coding sequence ATGAACATTATCCCCACCCCCCTGCCCGACCTGCTGCTGCTTGAACCCCAGATTCACCGCGACAGCCGTGGCAGCTTTAGCGAAACCTACCGCCAAGCATGGTTTGAACAGCACATCGCCCCCGTGCAGTTTGTGCAAGACAACCTATCACATTCCCAACGCGGCGTATTGCGCGGACTGCATTACCAGCTTCCCCACCCGCAGGGCAAACTCGTCAGCGCCGTTTACGGGCGTTTGTTTGATGTGGCTGTGGATTTGCGCCGCCACTCGCCCACTTTCGGGCAATGGTACGGTACGATACTTTCCGCACAAAACCGCCGTATGCTGTGGATTCCAGAAGGTTTCGCCCACGGCTTTTACGCCCTCACCCGCCAAGTTATCTGCCACTACCGCTGTACCGATTACTACCACCCCCCATCCCAACACGCCCTCTTGTGGAACGACCCCGACATCGGCATCCGTTGGCCTTTTGCACACACCACGCCACGTCTTTCCCCCCAAGATGCCGCTGCCCTGCCCCTGCACCGTCTGCCCTGTTTCCCCTAG
- a CDS encoding alpha-hydroxy acid oxidase, with product MKSDLSKMTCIEDLRRVAKRKVPKMFYDYVDSGSWTQSTYHQNTTDFAPIKLRQKVLTNMEGRSLATQMIGHDVKMPLAIAPTGFTGMMCADGEILAARAAEKFGVPFTLSTMSICSIEDVAQNTTSPFWFQLYVMRDRAFMENLIRRAQAAKCSALVLTADLQVLGQRHKDIKNGLSAPPKPTIPNLLNLALKPEWCLKMLNTERHTFRNIVGHAQNVGDLSSLSSWTAEQFDPSLSWDDVARIKDLWGGKLIIKGIMDPEDAEMAVKHGADAIVVSNHGGRQLDGALSSILALPDIVSAVNGQTEIWLDSGIRSGQDILKAWALGARGVMIGRAFLYGLGAYGQEGVTRALEILYKEMDVTMAFTGHRDIQNVGREILIKGTYPISEYERTESELQKRRRIYDELYGWPRASLRFGTMW from the coding sequence ATGAAATCCGATTTAAGCAAAATGACCTGTATCGAAGATTTGCGCCGCGTTGCCAAGCGCAAAGTGCCGAAAATGTTTTACGACTATGTCGATTCAGGCTCTTGGACACAAAGCACCTACCATCAAAACACCACCGATTTCGCCCCCATCAAGCTGCGCCAAAAAGTGCTGACCAATATGGAAGGTCGCTCTTTAGCCACGCAAATGATTGGGCATGATGTGAAAATGCCCTTGGCGATTGCCCCCACAGGTTTTACAGGCATGATGTGCGCCGACGGCGAAATCCTTGCTGCCCGCGCCGCCGAAAAATTCGGCGTACCGTTCACCCTGTCCACCATGTCCATCTGCTCGATTGAAGACGTGGCACAAAACACCACATCGCCGTTTTGGTTTCAGCTGTATGTGATGCGCGACCGCGCCTTTATGGAAAATCTGATTCGCCGCGCCCAAGCCGCCAAATGTTCCGCCTTGGTGCTGACTGCCGATTTGCAGGTTTTGGGACAACGCCACAAAGACATCAAAAACGGCTTGTCTGCCCCGCCCAAACCCACCATTCCCAACCTGCTCAATCTGGCATTGAAACCCGAATGGTGCTTGAAAATGCTTAACACCGAACGCCACACTTTCCGCAATATTGTCGGACACGCGCAAAACGTAGGCGATTTGTCTTCCCTGTCTTCTTGGACGGCAGAGCAGTTTGACCCCAGCTTGAGTTGGGACGATGTGGCACGCATTAAAGATTTGTGGGGTGGCAAACTGATTATCAAAGGCATTATGGACCCCGAAGATGCCGAAATGGCAGTCAAACATGGTGCCGATGCGATTGTGGTTTCCAACCACGGCGGTCGTCAGTTAGACGGCGCATTGTCGTCCATTCTTGCCCTGCCCGATATTGTCAGCGCGGTAAACGGACAAACCGAAATTTGGTTGGACAGCGGCATCCGCAGCGGTCAGGATATTTTGAAAGCATGGGCTTTGGGTGCGCGTGGCGTGATGATTGGTCGCGCGTTCCTGTACGGTTTGGGCGCATATGGGCAAGAAGGCGTTACCCGTGCTTTGGAAATCCTGTATAAAGAAATGGATGTAACCATGGCGTTTACAGGACACCGCGATATTCAAAACGTGGGACGCGAAATCCTGATTAAAGGCACTTATCCCATTTCCGAATACGAGCGCACCGAAAGCGAATTGCAAAAACGCCGCCGCATTTATGACGAACTGTACGGCTGGCCCCGTGCTTCGCTGCGTTTTGGCACTATGTGGTAA
- a CDS encoding HNH endonuclease yields MSIEDVLAELRELAQGMTGKKELLEFQLQPVELEEIRQLGTREGLVVDITSSDLTICPTTGIFLYKGQHILLFIPDHSYANKFEKVVSGEDLGNRFHLCDCSTIYKMMESNRFQRYKATNNTEGIFPIVGSNGHQKADVALKVCKNCLYKLNYQNYAEENTSVRLRTFDNFHLDEFFKANHTKFEQIPEDIGQDKAGYPDNWKEISRQYRESVKWCCEDCGLNLAQHRYLLDVHHRNGAKHDCRIGNLRALCKECHTKQPVHGHYRRVAAKGVAECRNLRKWQQAQWHCRDE; encoded by the coding sequence ATGAGTATAGAAGATGTACTGGCAGAATTGAGAGAACTGGCACAAGGAATGACGGGTAAAAAGGAGTTGCTTGAATTTCAATTGCAGCCTGTGGAGTTGGAGGAAATCCGTCAATTAGGTACAAGAGAAGGATTGGTAGTTGATATTACTAGTTCTGATTTAACTATTTGTCCAACAACAGGGATATTTCTGTATAAGGGACAACATATTTTATTGTTTATTCCTGACCATTCCTATGCTAATAAGTTTGAAAAGGTAGTTTCGGGTGAGGATTTAGGTAATAGATTTCATTTGTGTGATTGCTCAACAATTTATAAAATGATGGAGAGTAATCGTTTTCAACGTTATAAGGCAACTAATAATACGGAAGGTATTTTTCCTATTGTAGGAAGTAATGGACACCAAAAAGCTGATGTGGCTTTGAAAGTGTGTAAAAATTGTTTGTATAAACTGAATTATCAGAATTATGCGGAAGAAAATACTTCAGTACGGTTGAGAACTTTTGACAATTTTCATTTAGATGAGTTCTTTAAAGCAAATCATACAAAATTTGAACAAATACCTGAAGATATTGGACAGGATAAAGCGGGTTATCCTGATAATTGGAAAGAGATTTCCCGGCAATATCGGGAAAGTGTGAAGTGGTGTTGTGAAGATTGTGGATTAAATTTGGCACAGCATCGGTATTTATTAGATGTACACCACAGGAATGGTGCGAAGCATGATTGTCGTATTGGTAATTTACGGGCATTATGCAAGGAATGTCATACCAAGCAACCTGTTCACGGGCATTATCGCAGGGTCGCAGCAAAAGGTGTAGCAGAGTGTCGGAATTTAAGGAAATGGCAGCAGGCGCAGTGGCACTGTCGTGATGAATAA
- a CDS encoding OmpA/MotB family protein — protein sequence MSLNKILNQFKDNKENDDSQWMPVSDLMSGLMILFMFIAISLILQVRNTAEKYQDVQQSIYQALVAEFEKDLNQMGAEIDPKTLTFVFKSPEILFETGQSALRPNYQHTLNNFFPRYIRVVNKYKDYIAEVRIEGHTSSEWTVGVNSDVAYFENMRLSQDRTRAVLHYVYSIPSVAQYRPWIKENLAAVGLSSAKTIKHQNGVEDKEQSKRVTFRIITNADEQLQKITGELK from the coding sequence ATGAGCTTGAATAAAATCTTGAACCAGTTTAAAGACAATAAAGAAAATGATGATTCCCAGTGGATGCCTGTGTCAGATTTAATGTCTGGCTTAATGATTTTATTTATGTTTATTGCGATTAGTTTGATTTTGCAAGTACGCAATACAGCTGAAAAATATCAAGATGTACAGCAATCCATTTATCAGGCGTTAGTAGCGGAGTTTGAAAAAGATTTAAACCAAATGGGAGCAGAAATTGACCCAAAAACTTTAACATTTGTGTTTAAATCGCCTGAAATTCTATTTGAAACAGGGCAATCTGCATTGCGTCCCAATTATCAGCATACCTTGAATAATTTTTTCCCCCGTTATATCCGTGTGGTGAACAAATATAAAGATTATATTGCAGAAGTACGTATTGAAGGGCATACCAGCAGCGAATGGACGGTAGGGGTAAACAGTGATGTGGCATATTTTGAAAATATGCGTTTATCTCAAGACCGAACGCGTGCCGTATTGCATTATGTTTATTCTATTCCAAGTGTGGCTCAATATCGTCCTTGGATTAAAGAAAATTTGGCTGCTGTCGGGTTATCTTCTGCTAAAACTATTAAGCATCAAAATGGTGTAGAAGATAAAGAGCAATCTAAACGGGTAACGTTTCGGATTATTACCAATGCTGATGAGCAATTGCAAAAAATTACAGGTGAACTGAAATGA
- a CDS encoding MotA/TolQ/ExbB proton channel family protein: protein MDFIKLLGVMFSGINLVFTLILIVVFSSSIWKTYNGKQTKFTQAAPTLLTSIGIFGTFFGIVLSLLDFDGIDNIKQQLNVIISGMQTAFVTSVTGLGLSVLLKVISLFQSDGDSDDDIGSEELIEKFIKQADNTEKMALLLNKLARSIVQDNENSILGQVRLLRVQLIDKQINNQKLLETQVESLQKIFDWTQQSYKEKQQFEEKLWVAMANITESLQKIFDWTQQSYKEKQQFEEKLWVEMANITETLAKSATETIIKALKDVISDFNQNLTEQFGENFKELNQAVFKLVEWQENYKHQLLDMTEQYKLGVQAVNGTRESVQSIELAASAIPQHMDKLSAIIAYNQNQLNELGRHLQAFADIKDAAVAALPEIQEHITLVLNNMNNGSMNVENAMRNAATEFQTQTSICLQGLADMSRAIEQDTLRIHSKLEEVVSSIEQIKQGMEKWLQNLESAIKQVQKTFEQSLSEMTEEQKRFFRKQMADVEATYEKMKDGIYHLFKETQDEIYRLLKETQENMHKRQEESIRDMGKSLVSITREFEKDYKHLTEQMGKVSRTIGGEGIR, encoded by the coding sequence GTGGATTTTATAAAGTTACTAGGGGTAATGTTTAGTGGAATAAATTTGGTTTTCACATTGATTTTGATAGTTGTTTTTAGTTCTTCAATTTGGAAAACTTATAATGGAAAACAAACTAAATTTACTCAAGCTGCCCCAACTTTATTAACATCTATCGGTATTTTTGGGACATTCTTTGGTATTGTGCTTTCATTACTCGATTTCGATGGAATAGATAATATTAAACAGCAGCTTAACGTTATTATTTCTGGGATGCAAACAGCGTTTGTTACCAGTGTAACGGGTTTGGGTTTGTCTGTTTTGTTAAAGGTTATTTCGTTGTTTCAATCAGATGGAGATAGTGATGATGATATCGGCTCAGAAGAATTAATAGAAAAATTTATTAAGCAAGCCGATAATACAGAAAAAATGGCTTTGTTGTTGAATAAATTGGCACGTTCTATTGTTCAAGATAATGAAAACAGCATTTTGGGTCAAGTACGTCTTTTGCGTGTACAGTTAATAGATAAACAAATTAATAATCAAAAGCTCCTTGAAACACAAGTTGAGTCGTTGCAAAAAATATTTGACTGGACTCAACAGTCTTATAAAGAAAAGCAGCAATTTGAAGAGAAGCTTTGGGTTGCAATGGCAAATATTACTGAGTCGTTGCAAAAAATATTTGATTGGACTCAACAGTCTTATAAAGAAAAGCAGCAATTTGAAGAGAAGCTTTGGGTTGAAATGGCAAATATTACTGAAACATTAGCTAAATCGGCAACCGAAACTATTATTAAGGCTTTAAAAGATGTCATCAGTGATTTTAATCAGAATTTAACTGAACAATTTGGTGAGAATTTTAAAGAATTGAATCAAGCTGTTTTTAAATTGGTTGAATGGCAGGAAAATTATAAACATCAATTATTGGACATGACCGAACAATATAAATTGGGTGTGCAAGCAGTAAATGGTACGCGAGAATCGGTTCAAAGCATTGAACTTGCTGCATCGGCTATCCCTCAACATATGGATAAACTGTCAGCAATTATTGCATATAATCAAAACCAGCTGAATGAACTGGGAAGGCATTTGCAAGCGTTTGCCGATATTAAGGATGCAGCTGTGGCGGCTTTGCCAGAAATTCAAGAACATATTACATTGGTGTTGAATAATATGAATAATGGCAGCATGAATGTAGAGAATGCAATGAGAAATGCTGCTACGGAATTCCAAACTCAAACTTCAATCTGTTTGCAAGGTTTGGCAGATATGTCTAGGGCAATTGAGCAGGATACATTACGAATTCATAGTAAGTTAGAAGAAGTAGTAAGCAGTATCGAACAGATTAAACAAGGAATGGAAAAATGGCTGCAGAATTTGGAATCTGCGATTAAGCAGGTGCAGAAAACATTTGAACAGTCATTATCCGAAATGACTGAAGAGCAGAAACGTTTCTTTAGAAAACAAATGGCTGATGTGGAAGCTACTTATGAAAAAATGAAAGATGGTATTTATCACTTATTCAAAGAAACACAAGATGAGATTTACCGATTATTGAAAGAAACGCAAGAAAATATGCATAAACGTCAAGAAGAATCCATTCGAGATATGGGTAAATCATTGGTTAGCATTACACGAGAATTTGAAAAAGATTATAAGCATTTAACCGAACAGATGGGGAAAGTTTCCCGTACTATTGGGGGAGAAGGGATAAGATAA
- the ubiB gene encoding ubiquinone biosynthesis regulatory protein kinase UbiB, which translates to MKSLTRAVVIGKTAYRYALLPMVAQSVKNRGLRRVLVRLPQSPDYADQPLPVRLRLALESLGPIFVKLGQVLSTRPDLLPPDYALELAKLQDRVPPFDAGLARRQIENAFGKPIDELYAEFDETPVSAASVAQVHRAVLHSGETVAVKVLRPNLAPVIEQDLALMKLAAACLERLFADGKRLKPREVVAEFDKHLHDELDLLREAANASQLRRNFANSEQLIVPQVYFDLCARDVLTMEWMNGTPVSDIATLRAQNIDLQQLARFGVEIFFTQVFRHGFFHADMHPGNILVAADGRYIALDFGIVGSLTDYDKRYLAINFLAFFNRDYHRVATAHIESGWVPADTRAEDLEAAVRAVCEPFFNKPLAEISFGLVLMRLFETSRRFNVEIQPQLVLLQKTLLNIEGLGRQLDPQLDLWDTAKPFLVKWMDEQIGVRAFWHHLKQESADWAEILPALPRKLHALVDEARQQEMRDAYLALIRSQQRQNLFLGLIALILLLMLLFK; encoded by the coding sequence ATGAAATCACTTACCCGTGCCGTGGTAATCGGCAAAACCGCCTACCGTTATGCCTTGCTGCCGATGGTGGCACAATCCGTAAAAAATCGTGGATTGCGCCGCGTGTTGGTACGTTTGCCGCAGTCGCCTGACTATGCAGACCAGCCCTTGCCCGTGCGCCTGCGTTTGGCATTGGAAAGTTTAGGACCGATTTTTGTCAAGTTGGGGCAGGTGTTATCTACCCGCCCCGATTTATTGCCGCCCGATTACGCCCTTGAGCTGGCAAAGCTGCAAGACCGCGTACCGCCGTTTGATGCGGGTTTGGCGCGGCGGCAGATTGAAAACGCATTCGGCAAACCGATTGACGAATTGTATGCCGAATTTGACGAAACGCCTGTTTCTGCCGCATCGGTGGCGCAGGTGCATCGTGCTGTACTGCATTCGGGTGAAACGGTGGCGGTAAAAGTTTTGCGCCCCAATCTTGCCCCTGTAATTGAACAGGATTTGGCGTTAATGAAATTGGCAGCAGCGTGTTTAGAACGCTTGTTTGCGGATGGCAAACGCCTGAAACCGCGTGAAGTGGTGGCGGAATTTGACAAACATCTGCACGATGAACTGGACTTGCTGCGCGAAGCCGCCAACGCCAGCCAGCTGCGGCGCAATTTTGCCAATAGCGAACAACTGATTGTCCCCCAAGTTTATTTTGACCTGTGCGCCCGCGATGTGCTGACGATGGAATGGATGAACGGCACGCCCGTTTCCGACATTGCCACTTTACGCGCCCAAAACATTGATTTGCAGCAATTGGCGCGTTTTGGCGTGGAAATTTTCTTTACCCAAGTGTTCCGACACGGTTTTTTTCATGCCGATATGCACCCCGGTAATATTTTGGTGGCGGCAGACGGGCGTTATATTGCGCTGGATTTCGGCATTGTCGGCAGCCTGACCGATTACGACAAACGCTATTTAGCGATTAATTTTCTGGCATTTTTTAACCGCGATTACCATCGCGTTGCCACTGCCCACATTGAAAGCGGCTGGGTACCCGCCGACACCCGCGCCGAAGATTTGGAAGCAGCGGTGCGTGCCGTGTGCGAACCCTTTTTTAACAAACCTTTAGCAGAAATTTCATTTGGGCTGGTGTTGATGCGCCTGTTTGAAACCAGCCGCCGTTTTAATGTAGAAATTCAGCCGCAACTGGTGCTGCTGCAAAAAACCCTGTTAAATATTGAAGGCTTGGGACGGCAGCTTGACCCGCAATTGGATTTGTGGGACACCGCCAAACCGTTTTTGGTGAAATGGATGGACGAACAAATCGGCGTGCGTGCGTTTTGGCATCATTTAAAGCAGGAATCGGCGGACTGGGCGGAAATTTTGCCTGCCTTGCCGCGTAAACTGCATGCTTTGGTGGACGAAGCCCGTCAGCAGGAAATGCGCGATGCCTATCTTGCCCTGATTCGCAGTCAGCAACGACAAAACCTGTTTTTGGGCTTGATTGCTTTGATTTTATTGTTGATGCTGTTGTTTAAATAG